A region of Vicugna pacos chromosome 7, VicPac4, whole genome shotgun sequence DNA encodes the following proteins:
- the LOC140697523 gene encoding olfactory receptor 2A2-like yields the protein MEGNQSWIAEFILVGFQLSEEMELLLFVIFSLLYTFNLLANGMILGLICLDPRLHTPMYYFLSHLAIIDMSYASSNLPNLLANLVKHKKTISFVLCIMQMFFNLNFSSIECLILVVMSYDRYVAICHPLQYTVIMNWRVCTVLAIASWACTLSMAIVQVSLFLRLPFCGPQKVNHFFCEIQSVLKVTCGETWINDIFLFAESVFILVGPLSLMLVSYVHILWAILKIQSKEGRKKAFSTCSSHLCVVGFYFGIAMMVYLVPESSQRDEQKKILFLFYTLFNPLLNPLVYSLRNAQVKAAFHRVFQKERTM from the coding sequence ATGGAGGGCAACCAATCATGGATCGCAGAGTTCATCCTGGTGGGATTCCAGCTCAGTGAAGAGATGGAATTGCTCCTCTTTGTTATCTTCTCCCTGTTATATACCTTCAACCTACTGGCAAATGGCATGATCTTGGGACTCATTTGCCTGGACCCCAGACTGCACACCCCCATGTACTACTTCCTTTCTCATCTTGCCATCATTGACATGTCCTATGCTTCCAGCAATTTGCCCAATTTGCTGGCAAACCTAGTGAAACACAAAAAAACGATCTCCTTTGTCTTATGCATAATGCAgatgttttttaatttgaatttttcttctaTAGAGTGCCTGATTTTGGTGGTAATGTCCTATGACAGGTACGTGGCGATCTGCCACCCCCTCCAGTACACTGTCATCATGAACTGGAGAGTGTGCACGGTCCTGGCCATCGCATCCTGGGCATGTACACTTTCCATGGCCATAGTACAAGTAAGTCTCTTTCTAAGATTGCCCTTCTGTGGGCCCCAGAAGGTGAACCACTTCTTCTGTGAAATTCAGTCTGTCCTCAAAGTGACCTGTGGTGAAACCTGGATCAATGACATCTTCCTCTTTGCTGAAAGTGTGTTTATCTTAGTTGGGCCCCTTTCCCTGATGCTGGTGTCCTATGTGCATATCCTCTGGGCCATCCTGAAGATCCAGTCCAAGGAGGGCCGCAAGAAAGCCTtttccacctgctcctcccacctctgTGTGGTGGGGTTCTACTTTGGCATAGCCATGATGGTTTACTTGGTCCCAGAGAGTAGTCAACGAGATGAGCAGAAGAAAAtccttttcctgttttacaccctCTTCAACCCACTGCTGAACCCCCTTGTCTACAGTCTAAGGAATGCTCAAGTGAAGGCTGCCTTCCACAGAGTATTCCAGAAAGAGAGGACAATGTGA
- the LOC102531398 gene encoding olfactory receptor 2A2-like has translation MEGNQSWIAEFILVGFQLSEEMELLLFIIFLLLYTFNLLANGMIFRLICLDPRLHSPMYYFLSHLAITDISYASSNLPNMMENLMIFYLAFASVECLILVVMSYDRYVAICHPLQYTVIMNWRVCTVLAIASWACGFSLALVQVSLFLRLPFCGPQKVNHFFCEIRSVLKVTCGETWINDIFLFADGVFILVGPLSLMLVSYVHILWAILKIQSKEGRKKAFSTCSSHLCVVGFYFGIAMMVYLVPESSQQEEQQKVLFLFYTFLNPLLNPLVYSLRNAQVKAAFHRVFQKQRTT, from the exons ATGGAGGGCAACCAATCATGGATCGCAGAATTCATCCTGGTGGGATTCCAGCTCAGTGAAGAGATGGAATTGCTCCTCTTCATTATCTTCCTCCTGTTATATACCTTCAACCTGCTGGCAAATGGCATGATCTTCAGACTCATTTGCCTGGACCCCAGACTGCATTCCCCCATGTACTACTTCCTTTCTCATCTGGCCATCACCGACATATCCTATGCTTCTAGTAATTTACCCAATATGATGGAAAACCTA ATGATTTTCTATTTGGCTTTTGCTTCTGTAGAATGTCTGATTTTGGTGGTGATGTCCTATGACAGGTACGTGGCGATCTGCCACCCCCTCCAGTACACTGTCATCATGAACTGGAGAGTGTGCACGGTCCTGGCCATCGCATCCTGGGCATGTGGATTTTCCCTGGCCCTAGTACAAGTAAGTCTCTTTCTAAGATTGCCCTTCTGTGGGCCCCAGAAGGTGAACCACTTCTTCTGTGAAATTCGATCTGTCCTCAAAGTGACCTGTGGTGAAACCTGGATCAATGACATCTTCCTCTTTGCTGATGGTGTTTTTATCTTAGTTGGGCCCCTTTCCCTGATGCTGGTGTCCTATGTGCACATCCTCTGGGCCATCCTGAAGATCCAGTCCAAGGAGGGCCGCAAGAAAGCCTTTTCCACCTGCTCTTCCCACCTCTGTGTGGTGGGGTTCTACTTTGGCATAGCCATGATGGTTTACTTGGTCCCAGAGAGTAGTCAACAAGAGGAGCAACAGAAAgtccttttcctcttttacaCTTTCTTAAACCCACTGCTGAACCCCCTTGTCTACAGTCTAAGGAATGCTCAAGTGAAGGCTGCCTTCCACAGAGTATTCCAGAAACAGAGGACAACATGA